The nucleotide window aaaggaaaaaatgagggGAAGCATCTCCCTGTAAGGTGGCACAAAAACAAGCCCTTCCACCATCCccacgtcacacacacacatatacacacacacacacgtacacacacacagcgTCTCTGGGCATGCAGTGGCCAATGAGCAAGAAATCCTTCATTTGCTGCTTCTTGCGGAGTGCTGGAGCATAGTGCAATTGCTATAATCACTGGCTAAACCAGAAGAGAAAATCTAGAGCTTCCGCTTATAATCTTTGGGGTGCCCAGAGGAGAGGGTGCGTAGCTTGAATTCCACTCCTATTCCCTCAACCAGTTAAATCAGAGTCTCAGAATGTGGAGCCCCCCCATGATTCTGATGTTCAGCTAAGGTTGAGAACCCCTTCACTAGTGTGTTCCAGGATATACAGCGCTTGTAATTCAGCAAAGTACATAATTGTAGGACCATAATTAGTCTCAGATCATTGGTTTTAATAATCTTAAAAATGCATACTATTTTCCTTATCTAATTTCAGGCAGGACAGGCAGTTTGAAATACAGTTAACTCTTTTGGTACCTCCAAGGGCCACAAGAATTAGCCAACCAAATTGATTATTCTAACATTTTGCTACCACATCCCCTAAAGCTCCAGCCTTGGTGGCCGAACTGCTTGAGTTCCAAAAGACAATAGGTGATGAGTTCACCAACTGGCTCGTTACTGTGTAACAAAGATGGCCAGCTTCCTAGCTGCAAGCGGAGTTCCCTGTTCTCCAATTCACCTCCACTTCtccagtttcatattttaaagtttatctgCAATATTCAGCTATGGGAACCAATTTCTGAATTACTTAAGATTCTGGTTTTGAGttacaaaaaaacaactttcacCAAGCTAAgcctaaaaaaggaaaattattatagGGAAAAAGGGGTGTGTCACCCGAGTTAGAAGCTGCCGCTTGTTTCAGAACCACAGCTATAAAATCACCTAGAAAATAAGGGCACTAATAGGGACTATACAACAGTTAAGATAAATAACAAGTAGTTTTAAGAATCAACCTTGAacaatatttaatgtattatttatatgaGATTATATACATTTAACTGATTATGTGATGTCAATGATAAAGtgtaatactaaaatatttattgtattactCTTTCCAAGGAAGAAAGTTGCAGCTTTGATATGAATGAACAAGAAAATCTACCTGAAATGACCAAAGACTGGACCAAAGAACATGTGAAACAATGGGTAACCAAAGACCTTAAGATTGATGAGAAATACGGGCAGATTCTGCTCAATGAAGCAGTGACAGGATTTGTCCTGCAGGAATCAACTGAGAAGGACCTTAGAGACATGGGGCTACCACGGGGTCCAGCACTTTTAATAAAACGTATGTACAACAGATTGAATAACAGTTCCTCTGAAAATAACAATCAGGATTCTGGACAATTAGATCACACAAAACTctccaaaaaagaacaccaaaaaaaGCCACAACAGACAAAAAAGGAAGGGGGATATTCAGAGTCATCCAATATCGATCATGATCTCAGAGAGCCCAGCAACACCAAAGAACAAAATTTGGTTCCTACAGAAGAAAGTACATTAAATGAAGTAGcaaccactaaaaacaaaaaaaacaaactaaaaactgAACAGTTGACTTGTATGCCATATCCTTTTGATCAGTTCCATGAGAGCAAAAGTTACATAGAACATTATCTTCTTGCACAACCTGAAACAGGGCCACTCAATCTCATAGACCCTATACATGAGTTCAAAGCCCTCACAAATATAGAAACAGCCACAGAAAAGGACATTAAGATGAAATTTAGCAATGAAGTCTTCCGATTCGCATCAGCTTGTATGAATTCACGCACCAATGGCACCATCCATTTTGGAGTCAAAGACAAACCCCACGGAGAAATTGTCGGTGTGAAGGTAACCAGTAAGGATGCTTTCGTTGACCACTTCAATCTAATGATCAAACAGTATTTTGAAGACAGTGATATCAATGAAGCCAAGAAGTGCATTAGGGAGCCAAGGTTTGTGGACGTCCTACTGCAGAACAATACACCGTCTGACAGATTTGTCATTGAAGTAGATGTGATTCCAAAACACTCTATATGTAAAGAAAAGTATTTCTACATTAAGATGCAAAATTGTAAAGATGAAACATGGAAACAAAACCAAGATCATTCACTATTTGTGAGAGAAGGGGCCAGCTCTAAGGATATCTTGGCCAATGTCAAGCAACGGGATATGGATTTCAAAGCCTTTATGGAAAATTTAAAGCCACTAGCAGCATCTAGAAAAGAGGCTGAAGAAGAATATGTGGTGAAGGCAAGTAAGAAGGAGAGTGAAGGACAAAAGCTGGTTAAACTTCTCATAGGAAACCGAGACTCACTGGATAATTCATACTACAACTGGTACATTCTTGTAACAAATAAATGTCATCCAAACCAAATGAAGAACTTAGattttctaaaggaaattaaatggTTTGCTGTGTTGGAGTTTGATCCTGAATCTGAGAACAAAGGGCTGGTCAAAGCTTACAAAAGAAGCCGAGTAGCAAACCTTCACTTTCCAAATCAGTACGTGGAAAAGACGAGTACTGTAAGGGAGAAAATTTCTAGTCTGAATCTTTTCGATCAGCCCAGCTGGATTTTCTGCAATGGCAGATCAGGCTTCAATGATGAGAGGTATAAGCCTCTAGAACCACCTTTATGGCAGAAAGAAAGAGCTTCTGAAGTCAGgaaactgattttatttctcacagatgAAAATGTAATGACAAGAGGGAAATTTTTGGTAGTGTTTCTATTACTCTCTCCAGTGGAAAACCCAGGAGATCCACTCATTGAAACCTTCAGTGCTTTCTACCAAACTCTAAATGGAATGGAAAATATACTGTGTATCTGTGTAAACTCACAGATTTATGAACGATGGAAAAATCTGCTACAAGCAAGACAGACAATGGCAGATGAATTAGCAAACCACAGTATCTCCACTTTAAATTTAGAATTGATAAACAATACTATCCTTAAACTAAAACCAGTGACTCAGTCACCAAGAAGGGTTTTGCCCTCCAGGGGATCATCTTCAGTTATcctagagaaaaaggaagaggatatCTTGACTGCACTGGAAATTCTCTGTGAAAATGAGTGTAAAGACACagacattgagaaaaataaatctaaattccaagaattcaggaaaacaaaagaagaacacTTTTATCGAGGTGGCAAAGTATCCTGGtggaatttctatttttcttctgaaaactaTTCTTCAGCCTTTGTCAAAAGAGAAGGTTATGAAAACCTTAAAGATCTGATAGAGTGTTGTGCAAAGTCTCCTAAACCAATATTTGTAAAAATCATCAACCTGTATCACCATCCAGGCTGTGGGGGTACAACATTGGCTATGAATGTTCTCTGGGACCTAAAGAAAAACTTCCGATGTGCCGTGTTGAAAAACAAAGCAACTGGTTTTGCAGAAATTGGAGAGCAAGTAACCAGTCTGATTATGTTTAAGGCAGCCAACCACCAGGATTACTTCCCTGTGCTTCTACTAGTGGACGATTTTGAAGAACAAGAAAATGTCTACATTCTGCAGAACACCATCCACTCCATTTTAGCAGAGAAGGGTTTGTGGTATGAAAAAACATTGGTAATTATCTTAAACTGCATGAGATCCCAGAATCCCGATGAAAGTGCAAAATCAGCAGACAGCATCGCACTAAAATACCAACTTTCCCCCAAGGAACAAAGAGCTTTTGAGGACAAACTGGCAGAAATTGAAGATCAACACAAGAACTGtgaaaatttttattcctttatgattgtgaaagaaaattttgataaaatgtaCATCGAAAATGTAGTCAAGAATATTCTGAAAGGACAGAATATTGACAGAAAGGAAGCACAGCTCATTTCTTTCCTGGCTCTACTCAACTCTTATGTTACTGATTCTACAATATCTGTGTCACACTGTGAAATGTTTTTGGGAATCGCAAACGCTAATACACCATGGAAACCTGAAAGCGTGGAAGACAAGATGGGAACCTATTCAACACTTCTAATAAACACAGAAGTTGCAGAATATGGAAGATACACAGGAGTGCGTATCATTCACCCTCTGATTGCCATTTGCTGTCTAAAGGAACTGGAAAGAAGCTATCATTTGGATAAGTGCAAAATTGCATTGAGGATGTTAAAAGAGAACTTATTCTATGTTTCTGGAATAGGAAAAGACAAATTTCAACATGATGTGCAAACTCTTCTGCTTACAAGACAGCGCAAAGAGTATGGAGATGAAACAGACACTTTGTTTTCCCCATTAATCGAAGCTTTAAAGAATGATGAAGTGGAAAGCGTCTTGATTAAAGGAAGTATTCGATTCCCACAAAATGCATTTATATGTCAGGCCTTAGCAAGACATTTCTACATTAAAGAGAAGAACTTTAAAACTGCTCTGGATTGGGCAAATGAGGCCCAAAGGAGAGCACCTAAAAATTCCTATATCTCAGATACACTTGGTCAGGTCtacaaaagtaaaatcaaatgGTGGttggatgaaaacaaaaattgtaaggATATCACCGTTAATGATCTAAAACATTTACTAGAAGCTGCTGAAAATGCCTCAAGCGCTTTCAAAAAATCCCAAGAGCAAACTGATAGGAAAGACTACGAAGGAGAGACCTGGTCAGCACAGAAATCCCAAAGAAAATATGACATGTATAATACTGCTGGTTTCTTGGGTGAAATAGAAGTCGGTCTTTACACTATTCAGATTCTTCAGCTCACTCCCTgtttccacaaagaaaatgaatcatcTAAAAAAGCTATGGAAGAATTTTTATCAGGAAAGGGGAATATTCCTACAAAttcaaaaaatgaatattat belongs to Rhinolophus ferrumequinum isolate MPI-CBG mRhiFer1 chromosome 20, mRhiFer1_v1.p, whole genome shotgun sequence and includes:
- the SAMD9L gene encoding sterile alpha motif domain-containing protein 9-like; the encoded protein is MNEQENLPEMTKDWTKEHVKQWVTKDLKIDEKYGQILLNEAVTGFVLQESTEKDLRDMGLPRGPALLIKRMYNRLNNSSSENNNQDSGQLDHTKLSKKEHQKKPQQTKKEGGYSESSNIDHDLREPSNTKEQNLVPTEESTLNEVATTKNKKNKLKTEQLTCMPYPFDQFHESKSYIEHYLLAQPETGPLNLIDPIHEFKALTNIETATEKDIKMKFSNEVFRFASACMNSRTNGTIHFGVKDKPHGEIVGVKVTSKDAFVDHFNLMIKQYFEDSDINEAKKCIREPRFVDVLLQNNTPSDRFVIEVDVIPKHSICKEKYFYIKMQNCKDETWKQNQDHSLFVREGASSKDILANVKQRDMDFKAFMENLKPLAASRKEAEEEYVVKASKKESEGQKLVKLLIGNRDSLDNSYYNWYILVTNKCHPNQMKNLDFLKEIKWFAVLEFDPESENKGLVKAYKRSRVANLHFPNQYVEKTSTVREKISSLNLFDQPSWIFCNGRSGFNDERYKPLEPPLWQKERASEVRKLILFLTDENVMTRGKFLVVFLLLSPVENPGDPLIETFSAFYQTLNGMENILCICVNSQIYERWKNLLQARQTMADELANHSISTLNLELINNTILKLKPVTQSPRRVLPSRGSSSVILEKKEEDILTALEILCENECKDTDIEKNKSKFQEFRKTKEEHFYRGGKVSWWNFYFSSENYSSAFVKREGYENLKDLIECCAKSPKPIFVKIINLYHHPGCGGTTLAMNVLWDLKKNFRCAVLKNKATGFAEIGEQVTSLIMFKAANHQDYFPVLLLVDDFEEQENVYILQNTIHSILAEKGLWYEKTLVIILNCMRSQNPDESAKSADSIALKYQLSPKEQRAFEDKLAEIEDQHKNCENFYSFMIVKENFDKMYIENVVKNILKGQNIDRKEAQLISFLALLNSYVTDSTISVSHCEMFLGIANANTPWKPESVEDKMGTYSTLLINTEVAEYGRYTGVRIIHPLIAICCLKELERSYHLDKCKIALRMLKENLFYVSGIGKDKFQHDVQTLLLTRQRKEYGDETDTLFSPLIEALKNDEVESVLIKGSIRFPQNAFICQALARHFYIKEKNFKTALDWANEAQRRAPKNSYISDTLGQVYKSKIKWWLDENKNCKDITVNDLKHLLEAAENASSAFKKSQEQTDRKDYEGETWSAQKSQRKYDMYNTAGFLGEIEVGLYTIQILQLTPCFHKENESSKKAMEEFLSGKGNIPTNSKNEYYLALSKFTSHLQNLQSDMKKCFDFFADYMGLLKTRNIQKETAEILLSKKISRCFSKYVDHFCHLGPLHSKETLLLQEERCRKSLEALRADRFSGLLEYLNPNHKEAGTSMENIVNTYNIFLQQNPNKRLTKEKQNFILANIILNCLKPNSRSIQPLSRLKKQLREVLQVVEQSHQYPDPYFLACLLFWPENDELDEDAKLIEKYVSSLNRSFKRHYRTMCRSKQASTLFYLGKRKGLNSIVHKAEIEKYFSKVQNTNSLWQSGDVWKKNEVKDLLRRLNGLAEGKTIFIEYGTDKKIKVPVTSVYSGPLRSGGNIERVSFYLGFSIEGPLAYDIEVMK